A genome region from Flavobacterium sp. includes the following:
- a CDS encoding sulfatase-like hydrolase/transferase — MSKLSFRTGRYALLVHFMIWFLIVSQILRIVFFIWQYDEVSWNIADVLRTLLTGLFFDTGTIIFISLPGILFYTFMPDKWAGSIADRIIITFFTSLNVFILVFTFFAELTFWDEFKTRFNFIAVDYLIYTHEVVANIQQSYPLPVLISGVLFLSVMVLYIFFRSGAFKQTFSSSSDIRLRLAVLGISAATAVFFASFISNSHAEWSSNRYNSEISKSGIYSFFAAFRNNQMKYPDFYTTIDNDTAFEIVKNKLKDSTTTFATTGYSIHRSIKDSKSALQRKNVVFVLMESFSASFLKEFGNKENITPFLDSLAQESIFFNDLYATGTRTVRGMEAVTLCIPPTPGQSIVKRPDNQNLYTVSNVFNSKSYDCNFFYGGDGYFDNMNSYFGGNGFTIYDRGRGSVLSDKIKTVRHNISDKEVTFENAWGICDEDIFNKMLTVADKQYKDGKPFFNFVMTTSNHRPFTYPSGKIDIPSGTSREGAVKYTDYALRQLFAKARTKPWYKNTVFIVIADHCASSAGKDEIDVANYHIPAFIVNMPEGYNQKIQKQCSQIDLWPTVFSLFKWHYESDFFGKDVLAPEFEQRAFLGTYRKLVLMKKEKVMILSDQKRQAFYNWNKSDNSLVKIPIDKSFLEETIAWYQSADYLFTNKLLN, encoded by the coding sequence ATGAGTAAATTGTCTTTTAGAACCGGCAGGTACGCACTGCTGGTTCATTTTATGATCTGGTTTTTAATCGTTTCACAAATCCTAAGAATTGTTTTTTTTATCTGGCAGTATGATGAAGTTTCATGGAATATTGCAGATGTGCTGAGAACACTTTTAACAGGTTTGTTTTTTGACACCGGCACCATTATTTTCATTTCACTGCCCGGAATACTTTTTTATACTTTTATGCCTGATAAATGGGCCGGTTCTATTGCTGATCGAATAATAATCACTTTTTTCACTTCCTTAAATGTATTCATACTGGTATTTACATTTTTTGCCGAGCTGACATTCTGGGATGAGTTTAAGACGCGTTTTAATTTTATTGCTGTCGACTATCTTATATATACCCATGAGGTGGTTGCCAACATTCAGCAGTCCTACCCTCTGCCTGTACTGATTTCTGGAGTGCTCTTTCTCTCTGTGATGGTATTGTATATATTTTTTAGAAGCGGTGCTTTCAAACAGACATTTTCATCGTCGTCTGATATAAGACTTAGGCTGGCAGTGCTGGGCATATCTGCTGCAACTGCGGTGTTCTTTGCTTCGTTTATTTCCAATAGCCACGCAGAATGGTCTTCTAACAGATATAATTCGGAAATATCCAAATCAGGCATCTACTCCTTTTTTGCCGCATTTCGAAACAATCAGATGAAATATCCCGATTTTTATACCACAATTGACAATGACACTGCCTTTGAAATTGTCAAAAATAAACTAAAAGACTCAACAACCACTTTTGCCACAACCGGTTACTCAATCCATAGAAGCATTAAAGACAGCAAGTCAGCGTTGCAGCGTAAAAATGTGGTCTTTGTGCTGATGGAGAGCTTCAGCGCAAGCTTTTTGAAAGAATTTGGAAATAAAGAAAACATTACTCCCTTTTTGGACAGTCTGGCTCAGGAAAGCATCTTCTTTAACGATTTATATGCCACCGGAACCAGAACGGTTAGAGGAATGGAAGCGGTTACCCTGTGCATACCCCCGACACCTGGACAGTCAATTGTAAAAAGGCCAGATAATCAAAACTTGTATACAGTCAGCAATGTGTTTAACTCAAAGTCTTATGACTGTAATTTTTTCTATGGCGGGGACGGATATTTTGATAATATGAATTCATATTTCGGGGGTAATGGTTTTACGATATATGATAGGGGCCGGGGAAGCGTTCTGAGCGACAAAATTAAAACAGTCCGTCACAATATTTCTGATAAGGAAGTGACCTTTGAAAACGCATGGGGAATCTGCGATGAGGACATTTTCAATAAAATGCTGACCGTTGCTGACAAACAGTATAAGGATGGAAAACCTTTCTTTAATTTTGTCATGACCACATCCAATCACAGGCCTTTTACGTATCCTTCGGGTAAAATCGACATCCCCTCAGGAACCAGCCGCGAAGGAGCCGTAAAATATACCGATTATGCACTTAGACAGCTATTTGCCAAGGCACGCACTAAGCCTTGGTATAAAAACACCGTTTTCATAGTTATTGCCGACCATTGCGCCAGCAGCGCCGGAAAAGATGAAATCGATGTTGCCAACTATCATATTCCAGCCTTTATTGTTAATATGCCTGAAGGATATAATCAAAAAATCCAGAAACAATGTTCACAGATCGACCTCTGGCCAACGGTATTTTCATTGTTTAAGTGGCATTACGAATCTGATTTCTTTGGAAAAGATGTACTTGCGCCCGAATTTGAGCAACGGGCCTTTCTGGGTACATACCGCAAGCTGGTGCTGATGAAAAAAGAAAAAGTAATGATTCTTTCAGACCAGAAAAGACAGGCTTTCTATAACTGGAACAAATCCGACAATAGCCTTGTCAAGATTCCTATCGATAAATCTTTCCTTGAGGAGACCATTGCATGGTATCAGTCAGCAGATTATCTATTTACAAACAAACTCTTAAACTAA